GATACATTTGACTTAGAAATTAGTTAGACAATTTCCATATTTCGAAAAAGATATACATCATTACATGGAAATTTTTTTATGAAATAAGAAAGTATAAACTTTTGCGCTTTGATGTCTAGCTTCAGCGCCCAGCCTCTCGGGGGCCCTCCACGAGGCGGGTCAGTTCGACGTCACAGGACGTGACGTTTTTAGTCGAACATCCTTAAGGACCCTTCTGCTAAATACGCACACGTCCTGTGTGCAACGCAGAAGTCACCACATCCTGTGGAAGTAAGAGCGCCTTTATTGCCTGGAGAACATTTACCTGTTAAGGCTGACCAGGGCGCTTGCGCTTTTCTTATTTTGAAAGAAAGCATTATCAAAAAGATTGGAGGTAACATTTATGAGCACTCGTTTAATGGATGTAAATAATGCTGGGAAAGAAGCGATTTCTTCCATTTCAGACATTCAGCTTTATATTGATGGAGAATTTGTCCATGCAGATAGTAAGGAAACATTCGAAAACATCAGTCCCTTCACGAATGAACCAATCAACAGGGTCGCCTCTGGAGATACGGAGGATATTGATCAAGCAGTCAAAGCGGCAAGAAAAGCGTTTAAGGGAGAATGGGGAAACTTAAAGGTTAAAGAACGTTTGGCGTATATTAATAAGATTGCCGATTTAATTGATGAACATATCGATGAAATCGCTCCGTTAGAATCCTATGATACCGGACTTCCGATTAGTCAAACGAAAAAAATGGTGGCCCGTTCGGCTCATAACTTCCGCTTTTATGCAGAAATGGTGTCGAGCCGTTTAGTGGGAGATGTGTATCAAGTAGACGACGAGTTTTTGAATTATACGATTCATAAACCAGTCGGCATCGCAGGTTTAATTACCCCATGGAATGCACCGTTTATGCTGGAAACGTGGAAAATCGCACCGGCGTTGGCGACAGGAAACACAGTCATTTTGAAACCGGCAGAATGGTCGCCGTTAACCGCGAATCGTCTGGCGGAGATTATTGATAAAGCAGGGCTGCCGGACGGTGTGTTTAATGTGGTGCACGGGTACGGCGAAAAAGCAGGAGCTGCATTGGTTGCCCATCCGGATGTGGAATTGATTTCTTTTACGGGAGAAACGACAACCGGTTCCGAAATTATGAAAAATGGCGCGGACTCGCTGAAACGATTCTCGATGGAATTGGGTGGGAAGTCACCGATCATCGTGTTTGACGATGCAGATCTAGATCGTGCGCTTGATGCAGCGACGTGGGGCATCTTCTCTTTTAACGGGGAACGCTGTACAGCAAATTCTCGCTTGTACCTTCATGAAAGCGTTGCCGACACCTTTGTCGAACGATTGAAAGAAAGAGTGCAAAACATTATCGTAGGAGATCCGATGAGAGAACAGACCCAAGTCGGTCCGCTGATTCATAAGAAGCATTATGACAACGTCAAGGGGTACTTGGAACTAGCGAAAGAAGAAGGCTGTGAGGTGATCAGCGGCGATATTCCAGAGGACATGAGCCGCGGAAACTTTATCGCCCCGACCATCTTATTGAATGCTCATAATAACATGCGGGTGATCCAAGAAGAAATCTTCGGTCCAGTGATCGCTGTCATGACTTTTAAAGAGGAAGAAGAAGTCATTGAACTGGCCAATGATGTTCGGTATGGCTTGGCTGGTTATGTGTGGACGAAAGACATCCAGCGCGGCCACCGTGTCGCTCAAGCTGTAGACTCCGGCATGTTGTGGGTGAATTCTCAAAATGTCCGTGATTTGCGTACGCCATTTGGCGGCTCGAAACACAGCGGTATTGGGCGAGAAGGCGGTTACTATGCGTTTGAATTTTACACCGAAATTCAAGTTATTCATGTAGCGTTAGGGCAGCACCATATACCTCAATTCGGAAAAAAATAAATTATACTTTTATTTAAGGAGGAATTAAAATGCCTGCTAAAACAGGAGCAGAGTACAAAGAAAGACTTCGGAAGGCAAAAAATAATGTGTACATTCATGGAGAGCGTGTCGAAGATCCAACGACTCACCCAGGTTTTAAAAATGTTATTAATTCCATGGCAAACCTTTATGACCTTCAGTATGAGCAGCCGGAAAAAATGCTTTACACTTCACCTACATCCGGAGATAAAGTAGGAATGACATTTTTGCGTCCCGAATCAAAAGAAGATTTGGTGAAACGCAGAGAAGCGATTCAAACCTGGGCTCGGACATCCGGAGGCATGATGGGGCGTTCTCCTGATTATTTAAACGCTGAAGTGATGGCAATGGGAGTAGCAACAGATCTTTTTGCAGAAGATGATCCGATGTTTGCAGAAAATGCGAAAAATTATTACGAATACGCGCGCGAAAATGACATTAGTTTAACGCATACTTTAATTCACCCTCAGGTGAACCGTCAAAAAGCGCAGCACGAACAAAAAGACGCCAATGTTGCATTGCACCTCGTCGAAAAAAGAACAGATGGAATCATTGTAGACGGAGCACGTCTTTTGGCTACGCAAGGCGGTATTACAGATGAAATTCTCGTATTTCCATCAACCGTAAAACAAGCTGGTGAATTAGATGATCCGTATTCCCTAGCGTTTGTCGTACCAAATAATACCCCTGGGTTGAAGTATATTAGCCGCGAGTCCTTTGATTATGGAAAAAATGAATGGGATCATCCAATGAGCAGCCGGTTCGAAGAAGGAGACGCGATTGTTTATTTTGATAACGTTTTCGTGCCTTGGGAAAAAGTATTTGTTTGTGGAAACTCTTCTATTTGTAACCGGACCTTCCTTGAGACAAACGCCGTTGTGCATATGTCTCATCAAGTAGTAGCTAAAAATGTTGTTAAAACAGAGTTCATTCTTGGCGTTATCTTAAGCGTTATGGATGCGATTGGAATCGACCAATTCCAGCACGTAAAAGATAAAGGAACAGAAGTCATGCTCGTCTTGGAATCTATGAAATCTCATTTATTCAAGGCTGAACAAAATGCTTCATTAGACAAATGGGGTACGATGACACCAGACTTTGAAGCTCTAAATGCAGCAAGGAACTGGTATCCAAGAATTTACCCGCGTCTAGTTGAAATATTAAGAATTCTAGGAGCGTCTGGATTAATGGGCATTCCAACAGAAGCAGATTTTCAGCATGAAGAACTTGGCCCAATTGTAAACCGAGCACTTCAAGCGAAAAACCTCGAAGGATATGACAGAGTACAATTGTTCCGGTTGGCATGGGACCTGACATTGAGCGCGTTTGGAAGCCGTCAAATGCACTATGAATACTACTTCTTTGGTGATCCGATTAAAATGGGCATGACGTACTTTGATCAATTTGATAAAGAGCCGCATAAACAATATGTGCAAGATTTCTTAAAACAAATTAAATCATCAAAACCGAATTTTTCAAATGTTTAAAGGAGGTATAAATTATGAATTTTGATATTATTCGCACAGGCCGTGCCGTACTGCATGTCACAGACCTTGACAAGTCGAGAGCATTTTACGATGCTCTTGGCTTCATTGAAACCGAATCCGATGAAGAAAACATTTTCTTCCGCGGATTAGAAGAACACAATCACCATAGCCTTTGGCTGAAGAAAAAGCCGGAGCCAGCTGTGGAAGTAATCAGTTACAAAGTGAGAGCAGAAGAAGATCTCGAAAAACTAGAATCGTTTTTTACCAAACAGGGACGTAAGGTGACGTGGCTCGAAAAAGGAAGCCAAAAAGCCCTCGGGAAGTCCTTGCGCGTCCAAGATTTATCTGGACTTCCAGCAGAGTTCTATGCCGAAATGGAAACGGTGGATCGGATGCTCCAGCGTTACGACTTATATAAAGGCGCCAAAGTCCAGCGAATTGACCATTTTAACTGCATGGTGCCGGATGTAGAAAAAGCCTATAACTATTATATTGATGAGCTTGGCTTTGCGTGTTCGGAATACACGGCCGGGGAAGAAGAAAAAATTTGGGCGGCGTGGCTGCACCGCAAACCAAGTGTGCACGATGTCGCATTCATGAACGGCCCAGGTCCACGTCTTCATCACGTCGGTTTTTGGTTGAACGACCCAATGAGCTTAATTAACGGCTGTGACGTCTTGGCTTCGATGGGGTACGCTCCAAACATTGAACGCGGCCCGGGACGACATGGATTGTCCAATGCCTTCTTCCTCTATTTGAGAGATCCGGACGGTCACCGGATTGAGCTGTATAACGGGGACTATCTCACAAGTGATCCGGACTTCAAGCCGGTCCGCTGGGATCTTGATGATCCGATGCGGCAGACATTCTGGGGCCATGAAGCACCAGACAGCTGGTTTGAAGAAGCATCCGAAGTGCTCGATGTTCATACTGGAAAGAAAATCGATCTGAAAGAGCCGACATTGAAAAAACGAAAACCAACGTTTGTCATATAAAGCATCATCTTCTAAGGAAGCGGAGGATAACCATGCTCAAAACAGAAATCGAAAAAAGAAAAAAACTATTTATTAATGGAGAATGGCGAGAAGCAGGGGAACACATACCCCTGTATTCTCCCTATAATCAAGAAGTATTAACGGAAATTCCAAAAGCTTCTATCGAGGAAACAGACGCAGCGATTGAAGCCGCTGTTCAAGCCCAGACGAAAATGAAAAAGCTAACGGCTCATGAACGAAGTGAGATCCTTTTTCAACTTGTCCGGCTTTTGCAAGACAACCATGAAAAAGCAGCTGCACTCATCGCTCAGGAAGCAGCAAAGCCAATTGCCACAGCTAGAGGCGAAGTAGACCGGACGATCCAGACTTATAAGTTTGCTGCGATGGAAGCCAATCAATTATATGGGGAGACGCTCCCGATGGATGCGGCACCAGGCGGTCAAAACCGGCTCGGCTATACGGTACATGAACCTCTTGGCGTTATTGGGGCAATTACTCCTTTTAATTTTCCAATGAATTTGGTGGCTCACAAAGTAGGTCCAGCTATTGCCACAGGCAATACGATTGTGTTAAAACCAGCCTCCCAAACACCGTTATCAGCATTCTTTCTCGCCGAATTGTTACAAGAAGCCGGACTCCCTGAGGGGGCATTAAATGTGGTGACCGGAAGCGGCCGTGTTGTAGGAGACCGGATTGTAAAAGATGAACGGGTGAACATGATTACGTTTACGGGAAGTCCAGAAGTCGGCAAAGAAATTCGCAGCAAAGCCGGTTTGAAGAAAGCGACCTTAGAACTCGGTTCAAATGCAGCTGTAATTGTCGATGAAGATGTCGATCTTAATGCAATCATTTCTCGCTGTGTACAAGGTGCTTTTGCCTTCCAAGGTCAGGTTTGTATATCGCTTCAGCGTGTGTATGTACATGAAAACGTCTACGAATCCTTTGTTGAGAAATTTGTAGAAGAAACAAAGAAATTGGTAACCGGAGATCCGTTAGATGAAAAAACAAATGTCTCGGCCATGATCTCAGAAAGGGATGTGGAGCGTGCTTTAGCCTGGATTAAGGAAGCTAAAGAGAGTGGAGCTGTTGTGAAAACAGGCGGAGAGCGAGAAGGCAGCATTGTTCTTCCTACGGTACTTCTAAATGCAGCAGACGATCAGAAAGTTTCATGCCAAGAAGTTTTCGCTCCAATTGTGGTGATTAATCCAGTATCGTCTATTGACAAAGCGATTGGTGAAGTCAATCATTCACGCTATGGTCTGCAAGCAGGCATTTATACGAAAGACATTCAAAAGGCTATGAATGCGTCCGAACAGCTTGAAGTCGGCGGAGTAATGATTAATGACATTCCGACGTTCCGAGTGGACCATATGCCTTATGGGGGCGTGAAAGAAAGCGGAACGGGGCGCGAAGGTATTAAGTATGCGGTAAAAGAAATGACAGAGTTAAAATTAGTTGTTGTAAATAACAATCAATAAATTTTAAGTTGTAGAGGTGATAATTATGGATGATCGTATGTTCAGAACAGCGATGGGGAAATTTGCGACAGGCGTAACTGTGATTACAACAGAGGTAGATGGAGAAGTACACGGCATGACTGCCAATGCTTTCATGTCGGTGTCGTTAGATCCTAAACTTGTCCTCATTTCCGTTGGAGATAAAGCCCGGATGCATGACTTAATTAAACGTGCTGATAAATTTGCTGTAAATATATTGTCAGAAGAGCAGAAAGAGATGTCAATGATTTTTGCCGGACAAATCAAAGAAGAAAGAAATGTAGCCTTTGAAGATTTTGAAGGAACGCCGATTATAAAAGATTCCCTCGTTAATTTGGCCTGTAACGTATATGATACGCACGAAGCTGGGGACCACACCTTATTTGTCGGTGAAGTGTTAAATTTAAATGTTCAAGACGGAGAACCGCTTGCTTTCTTTGAAGGGAAATATAAACAGATCAGCTAAGGGAAAGAAAATGGAGTAGGAGGGGCAGTGATGAAGACCATTCAACTAGGTTATCCAATAACTGATGCCTTAAAAAACAAAAGTGAACCTTGCGTTATGGCTTTGGGCTTTTTCGATGGCGTGCATTTAGGTCATCAGCAAATTATTAAAACAGCAAAAACCATTGCAGCTGAAAAAAATTTGAAGCTGGCGGTCATGACCTTTTTCCCGCACCCAAGCGCAGTGATTAAAAAAGGAAATCAAGTGACAAAATACATTACTCCATTGTCTGTGAAAAAAGAGATATTTGAAAAAATGGGTGTAGACTTGCTATATGTGGTGGATTTTAATATGGACGTTGCCAAAATTCCTCATGACCAATTCGTTAACGAATACCTTGACGGTTTACAATGCAAGCATGCAGTAGGCGGGTTTGATTATACGTATGGATTTAAGGGAAAAGGGAATATGGCTCAATTAAATATTGATGCTAATGGACGCTTCGGAGTGACCACAGTAGAAAAGCTGGAAAAAAAACATCATAAAGTAAGCTCTACTTTGCTGCGCGAACTCATATCTTCGGGCCGAGTGGAAGATATTCCAACCTATCTTGGAAGCCGGTATGCACTTCAAGGAATACTACAGAGAAGAGCAAATAACTATATTCTCTATATTGACTCAGATTATTTTCTACCCTGCCCAGGAAGCTATGAAGTTACGTTGAAAAATGGAGTACTTGTAACCAAGGGGCTCTGTGAAATTAAATCAAGCGACCAGCCTGGAGAACTTCACATTAGAATGTTTTATGGCCAGCCATTTGAAAATACGCTGCCCGTTCAATTACAATGGGAAAACTTCATCGCTGATTACGAAATGGATGCTTTCCATGCGCAAGCTCGTTTTGATGAAATGGAAGTAAGCATGTAATTCTCCCTCCTCCTTCAATCTGTTATGCACCCTTGTTGCCTCTTAATAGAGAGCAACAAGGTTTTTTACTTTTGACTAATTTGAGTGGAAGATATTATAATATCAATACTCCTTAAAATAAAAGAAAAAGAGGGAAAAGACATGCTGCAAAAACTTTTATCATCAACTACGCAAAAAGGTATTAATTTGAAAGCGCTATATAATTGTGTAAGAAATGAACCAGAATTAACAAAAGCTGAAATTGCTCAAAGTACCGGTTTAAAACTAAGCACTTGTGCAAGGCTGCTAGAAGAATTAATAGAACAGGGTCTATTATATGAAAGCGGAGAAGCCGAATCTAGTGGAGGAAGAAAACCTAAAAAGTATTCCATACAGCCAGATGTAAATTACTTAGTCGGCATTGACATATCACGAACATTTTCAAAAGTAGTACTCATGGGATTAGATTTAAAGATTATTGCAGAAGAACGATTTGACATGAATGATTCAAGTACGCCGGATGTGATGATAGAGCAGTTTACTCAAGTCATTCACTCAATGTTAGATAGAAATAATATTCCTGATGCCTCTTTGTTGGGAATTGGGGTCAGCGCTATTGGTCCGCTCGATACAAAGCAGGGTGTTATAAAAAATCCCCTCCATTTCCCGGCGCCAAAATGGGAGGATGTACCAATAAAAGAAATGCTAAAGAAGCATTTTGATACAAACATTGAATTAGACTATGGTGAAAATACCGCTTTAGATGCAGAACGCCGTCTCGGGGCTGCTAGGGATGACAAGAATGTTATTTACATTAATAAAGGAGCAGGCATCCGACTTGCTATTATGTTGAATCGGGAAATTCTTCGTTCTACTGGCGGTGATAAAGTAGGTGCGTTTGGGCAGGGGCACATGGTGGTAGATATTCACGGGAAGAAATGTGTTTGCGGAAACTATGGATGCATGAATACTTATTCCACCATTCCAGCTCTTCTCACCGAAGCAAAGAGCCGCCTAAAGAGAGGCCATTCTTCCATTCTGAGCGAAACAGTAGATGATTTTTCTACATTGACGTTTCTTCAACTCGTTTCTGCTCTTAAGCAAGGTGATGATTTCAGTGAACAAGTAGTAAAAGATGTTGCTTATTATTCAGCAGCTGGCCTTGCTAATATGGTAATTATTTTCCATCCAAGTATAATTATTCTAAGTGGACCGATGTATAGAGAGATGAAGCTTTATTATCAAACGGTAGTAGAGATGACGGAAGCAAGGTACAAAAAGCTGTTTCCTCAGTTAAATGTGGCTTTCAGCCAGGGGGAACTAGGAGAAAATGCTGCCGCTATAGGAGCAGGGAGCCTTGTACTAGATTCATTGTTATCTTTTTAAAATATATAATTCTTCTTACGTATGGGAGTATACTATTTTTATGAAACTGCAAAAGAACTTAAGCCAACAATGGTATACTTCTCCCTCTCATTTTCTTCTTTCTTCAGAGAAACAATCCTTCCTAAAAATAACCAAAATGAACCAAAGATGAAGAAAAAGTGTAAATATTATGTTCGAAATTAAAAAAACCCCCTTTATATTGAAATCTTTTGACTAAATTGAATTAAAGATATATAATACTAATGGAATAGATTTATGAAACCGCTTTTATATTTTAATGTTGGTAGTGAACGTCTATCAATGATAGGGTCAGATGAAAGTAAAGATGGAACGTAATTTTCTTAATGTGTATTATAGCCTTAGGTTCAAGATTAATATAATCAAATTGATATAAAGAGGAAGATTTTTATATTAAAATCAATTGATATAAAAAACTATATTTAATTTCAATAAAACTTTTGACTATTTTGATTTAAAGATTTATAATAGTAAGAAAATAAAACGTTTTTATGATTGCAGTTAATTTCAATTTCTATACGAAATATTAAGGAATGAAGCGAAACAAAAAATAATTAGTCAGAATATAAATTATATTTATAATTTTTGTTCAAATATATTTCAATACAGCAAAAGATATTATTTGATTATTGGGTCAAAATTTCAATAAGTAAGGGGGAATACAGTGCTGAAATTATTAAGAAAATAGCTTATAACTAGTATTGAAAATAGTTCTTAAATGAAAATTCAGTCGTTTAAGAGATTAATATTACTCAGAAGAACAATCAAAAATAAAGGGAAAAAAGGGGAGTTGATTATGAAATTGAAGTATAACCGAACTAATTTCTTTAGAGCGCTAGGTTTATTAGTTTTCTTACTATTGGGTGCTTGTGGGAACGGAGGGGAAACCAATTCAGCTAGTGAAACACAGAGTTCTGGAGGAGGAAGCTATAGCATCGCTACGCTGCCAGAAACAACAGCTTTTTATGAAACAGGTTCTGGTATTTCCAGTGTAGTGGGTGAACATTCATCTGTAAATATGTCTGTGAGTCCGTATGCAGGTATTATGAGTTGGATACCTCTTCTTCAGGAGGGGGAAGTTGATTTTGGCCTTTCGCAATATGCAACACTTTCTTACAATTATGAAGGTCATGAACCAAAAGAGTATGAGGAGAAAAAAAACCTTAGGACAGTAATGTATGGAAACAATGCAGTTTTGACTGGAATTGCCGTTAGGGAAGACGCAGGGATTGAAAGTATTAGTGACTTGAAGGGTAAAAAAGTAGCTTCAGATTTTCCTGGAGATGATGGGGTAGGGGCACTTGTAGAAGTTGTATTACAATCAGTTGGTCTTAGCTGGGACGATGTAGAGAAAGTCCCTGTTTCAAATGCTCCGGCAGGTTTAGAGGCATTACGTAATGGGGAAGTAGATGCAGCATTTGCAGGTACTCCAACACAGGGAAGCATCTTAGAGATTGACGAAGTTGCAGGAATTAAGGCCCTCAATTTTGGGGAAGTACCCCCAGAAGAATTTGATGAATTTCCGGAAGAACTACATGAGCTAATGAATACTTATAATCCAGGTTTAGAACCTGTACTTTTTGAAGGCGGGTTTATCGAAGAAGAAAAAATAATTTATCAATACCCTATTATTTTAGCGACTGCCACGCACGTACCAGAGGGTGCGGTTTATGAAATAACAAAAGCACTTTGGGAAAATGATAAGGAGTTACACTCTTATGGTAACTGGTTGAAAGAATGGAACTCTGAAACAATGTTTAATCCATATCCCCCTGCCCCATATCATGACGGAGCAATAAAGTTCTTTAAAGAAGAGGGGGTATGGACTGAAGAAGCAGAGGAATACCACCAAGATTTATTACAAGAATAGGTATATTGGAGGGTAAACAATGAGTGAAAATGTTTCGGTGTCTCGGTTTCGGAAATTAAATGGCTCTGTCCTTTATCTATGGCAGAGTCTCCTCATTCTTATTCCTGTAAGCGGTATACTTTTTATTTTCTCCGTATATCGATATTTTAATTTATCGTTATATAGTGAACAATATGCCGGGTTGATTTTAGGTTTAATATTGGCCGCTATTTTTATAGGTACACCAGCAACAAAAAAAGCCCAACGTGATCGAGTCCCTTGGTATGATTGGGTTTTATCTGTAATTGGTTTTATAGCAGGGTTATACATAGCGTTATATTATCCTGACGTTTTGCTAGCTTTTACTAATATAACAACGGAACGTTTGGTTTTGGGGACGATGGCAGTGCTTTTGATTTTAGAAGCTTTACGACGAATACAGGGCTGGACTTTTGTCATTGTCGTTTTATGTTTCTTAATGTATGCCTTTGTTGCACCATTTATGCCGGGTCCTTTCGAAGGGCGCGCAGTCTCATTTAATCAGTTGGTGAATTATTTGTACCTTGATACAAATAGTATACTAGAGTTACTGTCCTTAGCAGCAACAATGGGCCTTGCCTTTGTAATGTTCGGACAAGTGCTAATTAATTTTAAAGGAGGAGAGATTTTTAACAATATTGCATTAACACTATTTGGGCGTTATCGAGGTGGGCCTGCAAAGGCATCGGTGATTGGTTCAAGTATGGTTGGCAGCATTACGGGTGGTCCTGTGGCAAATGTTATGTTAACAGGAAATATGAGTATACCATTGATGGTTAGAAATGGATACACACGTGTACAAGCGGGTGCAATAGAATCAGTAGCCTCAACTGGCGGGACAATTTTGCCGCCGCTAATGGGAATTGTTGCGTTTATTATCGCTGAAAGACTGGGTGTTCCTTATAGGGAGGTAGCAGTAGCTGCTATAGTTCCAGCCTTACTATATTATATTTGTGTGTACATTCGAGTCGATTTAATAGCAGCTGAAAAAAATCTCGGAAGTATGATTAAGGCAGAGTTGCCTGCAAAAAAAGATGTCCTTTTAAAAAGCATGTTGATTGTCCCGATTTTTATATTTCTAGTGTACCTTTTATTTATAGAAGGAAGATCTCCCGAAGTTGCAGGTATTTCGTCGGCTGTTTTTGCACTTGCATTTTTATTGATACAAAAAGAAACTAGAAGAAATATTATGAAGAGAATCCAACGGGTGTTATTGGATACTGGTGAAGTTATATTAGAAGTTGGTATTGTTTTAGCCGCTGCTGGTTTAGTCGTCGGTATTATTGGTGTAACTGGTTTGGGTTTTAACCTAGTTTCTGCATTAGCACAATTGGGTCAATATGGTTTATTCCCTTTATTGCTTGGAAGTGCTGTTGTTTCTGTTATCTTAGGTATGGGTTTACCAGCGATTGCAGCATACTCTATTGTAGCAGTTTTAGTAGCCCCAACACTTGTTGAATTAGGTGCGGTACCAATGGCCGCTCATCTATTTGTATTTTTCTTTGCAATAGTTTCGAATTTTACTCCTCCGATTGCATTTGCAAGCATTGCTGCAGCATCTATTGCTAAGGATAACCCACATAAAATAAGTTTTGAATCTATGAAATTCGGTTTCATGGCTTATCTTATTCCGTTTTTGTTTGTGTATAACCCTGTTTTATTACTAAGTACCAACGTAGATTATTCATATTTCACCATTGCCACTTCTATTATTACAACCTTAATAGGGTGTTATTTATTATCGATCAGTGTAACTGGATACTTGTTTAAACCTTTGTCATTTATTCATAGGGTAATATTTGTGATAAGCGTAGTTTTACTGTTTTTTCCTGTCCAGCAAAATGCAGGTGGGCTTCTCAATTGGGCAGGGTTAACCATTGGTGCTGCTTTATTTATACAGCAATTGGTAGTAAAAAAAAGAAATAATATAATCAAATACAATGAGAATCAGCAAAGGGTATCCAGTTAAATCTGTGCTTTATTTTGATTTAGTAATAAGAAAGGTTTGTTGACATTACTCGCATATCTACAAGGTTACAAGCCTTTTTAAAAGCAAAACTAAATACTTTGGGGAAATATGAGAATGTTCAGTCAAACATCCTGGGTGAACTCTATGAAGGGGGTGCTTTACTAGTGAGACCGAACGTCATTTATATGGTACTTGATGATGTAGGCTTTTCTGATTTAGGTTGCTATGGCTCTGAAATTGCCACACCTAATATAGATAACATGGCTAAAAATGGTTTGCGATACAATAATTTTAATGCAACGCCAATGTGTTCCCCTACTAGAGCTTCTTTGCTGTCAGGACGAAATCATCATTCCATTGGTATGGGGTCCATCGCAGACGTAGATTTTGGTGACGACTTTCCCAATATTAGGGGGAGAATTAATGACAGTGCAGCAACTATTAGTGAAGTTCTAAGAGAACATTATTACAGTACATTTTGTGTGGGGAAATGGCATTTAACTCCTGCGAATGAAGTAACACCAGCAGGTCCATTTTAAAATTGGCCTTTAGGGAAGGGATTTGAAAAGTATTATGGATTTTTGAATGGGTCAACTGACCAATATGTACCCGATTTAGTTCGTGACAATCAATTCATAGATCCACCAAAGGCAGAAAATTATCATCTATCCGAGGACTTGATAGAAACTGTAATAGAATATATAGGTAACCATTTGTCCATTATACCTGAGAATCCTTTTTTTCTAAGCCTGTCATTTGGCGCCCAACATGATCCTCATC
This DNA window, taken from Alteribacillus bidgolensis, encodes the following:
- the hpaE gene encoding 5-carboxymethyl-2-hydroxymuconate semialdehyde dehydrogenase, producing MSTRLMDVNNAGKEAISSISDIQLYIDGEFVHADSKETFENISPFTNEPINRVASGDTEDIDQAVKAARKAFKGEWGNLKVKERLAYINKIADLIDEHIDEIAPLESYDTGLPISQTKKMVARSAHNFRFYAEMVSSRLVGDVYQVDDEFLNYTIHKPVGIAGLITPWNAPFMLETWKIAPALATGNTVILKPAEWSPLTANRLAEIIDKAGLPDGVFNVVHGYGEKAGAALVAHPDVELISFTGETTTGSEIMKNGADSLKRFSMELGGKSPIIVFDDADLDRALDAATWGIFSFNGERCTANSRLYLHESVADTFVERLKERVQNIIVGDPMREQTQVGPLIHKKHYDNVKGYLELAKEEGCEVISGDIPEDMSRGNFIAPTILLNAHNNMRVIQEEIFGPVIAVMTFKEEEEVIELANDVRYGLAGYVWTKDIQRGHRVAQAVDSGMLWVNSQNVRDLRTPFGGSKHSGIGREGGYYAFEFYTEIQVIHVALGQHHIPQFGKK
- the hpaB gene encoding 4-hydroxyphenylacetate 3-monooxygenase, oxygenase component, coding for MPAKTGAEYKERLRKAKNNVYIHGERVEDPTTHPGFKNVINSMANLYDLQYEQPEKMLYTSPTSGDKVGMTFLRPESKEDLVKRREAIQTWARTSGGMMGRSPDYLNAEVMAMGVATDLFAEDDPMFAENAKNYYEYARENDISLTHTLIHPQVNRQKAQHEQKDANVALHLVEKRTDGIIVDGARLLATQGGITDEILVFPSTVKQAGELDDPYSLAFVVPNNTPGLKYISRESFDYGKNEWDHPMSSRFEEGDAIVYFDNVFVPWEKVFVCGNSSICNRTFLETNAVVHMSHQVVAKNVVKTEFILGVILSVMDAIGIDQFQHVKDKGTEVMLVLESMKSHLFKAEQNASLDKWGTMTPDFEALNAARNWYPRIYPRLVEILRILGASGLMGIPTEADFQHEELGPIVNRALQAKNLEGYDRVQLFRLAWDLTLSAFGSRQMHYEYYFFGDPIKMGMTYFDQFDKEPHKQYVQDFLKQIKSSKPNFSNV
- the hpaD gene encoding 3,4-dihydroxyphenylacetate 2,3-dioxygenase; protein product: MNFDIIRTGRAVLHVTDLDKSRAFYDALGFIETESDEENIFFRGLEEHNHHSLWLKKKPEPAVEVISYKVRAEEDLEKLESFFTKQGRKVTWLEKGSQKALGKSLRVQDLSGLPAEFYAEMETVDRMLQRYDLYKGAKVQRIDHFNCMVPDVEKAYNYYIDELGFACSEYTAGEEEKIWAAWLHRKPSVHDVAFMNGPGPRLHHVGFWLNDPMSLINGCDVLASMGYAPNIERGPGRHGLSNAFFLYLRDPDGHRIELYNGDYLTSDPDFKPVRWDLDDPMRQTFWGHEAPDSWFEEASEVLDVHTGKKIDLKEPTLKKRKPTFVI
- a CDS encoding aldehyde dehydrogenase family protein encodes the protein MLKTEIEKRKKLFINGEWREAGEHIPLYSPYNQEVLTEIPKASIEETDAAIEAAVQAQTKMKKLTAHERSEILFQLVRLLQDNHEKAAALIAQEAAKPIATARGEVDRTIQTYKFAAMEANQLYGETLPMDAAPGGQNRLGYTVHEPLGVIGAITPFNFPMNLVAHKVGPAIATGNTIVLKPASQTPLSAFFLAELLQEAGLPEGALNVVTGSGRVVGDRIVKDERVNMITFTGSPEVGKEIRSKAGLKKATLELGSNAAVIVDEDVDLNAIISRCVQGAFAFQGQVCISLQRVYVHENVYESFVEKFVEETKKLVTGDPLDEKTNVSAMISERDVERALAWIKEAKESGAVVKTGGEREGSIVLPTVLLNAADDQKVSCQEVFAPIVVINPVSSIDKAIGEVNHSRYGLQAGIYTKDIQKAMNASEQLEVGGVMINDIPTFRVDHMPYGGVKESGTGREGIKYAVKEMTELKLVVVNNNQ
- a CDS encoding flavin reductase family protein, which encodes MDDRMFRTAMGKFATGVTVITTEVDGEVHGMTANAFMSVSLDPKLVLISVGDKARMHDLIKRADKFAVNILSEEQKEMSMIFAGQIKEERNVAFEDFEGTPIIKDSLVNLACNVYDTHEAGDHTLFVGEVLNLNVQDGEPLAFFEGKYKQIS
- a CDS encoding FAD synthetase family protein — protein: MKTIQLGYPITDALKNKSEPCVMALGFFDGVHLGHQQIIKTAKTIAAEKNLKLAVMTFFPHPSAVIKKGNQVTKYITPLSVKKEIFEKMGVDLLYVVDFNMDVAKIPHDQFVNEYLDGLQCKHAVGGFDYTYGFKGKGNMAQLNIDANGRFGVTTVEKLEKKHHKVSSTLLRELISSGRVEDIPTYLGSRYALQGILQRRANNYILYIDSDYFLPCPGSYEVTLKNGVLVTKGLCEIKSSDQPGELHIRMFYGQPFENTLPVQLQWENFIADYEMDAFHAQARFDEMEVSM